CAGGCTTGGCTGCGAAAACGGGGGCTCTGATGGGCCGGCTATCAATTATGCTTGCGATCTGCGGATCGGCAGCTCTCGCGTTGTTCTCGGACAGAGAGGCGCCGCCATCGTACATCTGGAATGCTTCAGAAAGTGTTCCGATCGGCTTCTATCGTCTGCAACCAGCGCGACAATTGACCGTCAATGAGCTCGTGGCGGTTCGGCCGTCCGAGCCACTTGCGAGCTTCCTGGATTTAAACGGTTATCTGCCGACCGGTGTTCCCATGCTCAAGCGCGTCCTGGCGCTGCCGGGACAAACCGTTTGCAGAACTGGCCTCGTCATCTCCGTCGACAACATCCAGATGGGACTGGCGCGGGAGCGCGATGCACGTGGCCGGCCGCTGCCGGTTTGGCTCGGATGCCACCTCATAGCGTCAGATGAAGTCTTTCTCATGAACTGGCAGTCGGCGGACTCCTTTGATAGCCGCTACTTTGGGCCAATTCCAGCATCCGCCGTGATCGGACAAGTGCTCCCCGTGTGGACAAAGGGAGACTAATCTTGCTGAGGCTACCTCGTGGCTATGCAATCTCGCCGGTCGATGGATCGCCGCACCTTCACTCCATCCCGGCCAGATTCTTGAAGACGATCGTGCGCGGTGCGTGTCTGCGATGGCCTCGTACCCGGTGGCCGAACCCGCTACCCGTCGCCTTCGCGAGCGCAAACGGCTGCGTTTCAATCCCTACCATGGCGGTCTGCGTCTTGGGAGTTGTGTTGGTCCTCGAATTGTACTCGAACGCTTGGGCTGAGACCGCAATCCCGGCCCCCGGCTCCCATTCGCTCAGCTCCCTGGATGTCGATCCATATACCGCCTTCGTCGCCGAAGCTTCCCGCCGATTTGCGATCCCGGAGCACTGGATCTGTGCTGTCGTGCGGGTCGAGAGCAGCGGCAACGTGGGCGCCGTATCCTCTCGGGGAGCGTTGGGCCTGATGCAAATCATGCCCCAGACCTGGGTTGCCTTAAGTATTCGCTACAACCTCGGTGTCGACCCCTTTGACCCCCGCGACAACATTTTCGCAGGCACGGCCTACCTTCGCGAGATGCTCGACCGGTTTGGATCTGAAGGATTTCTCGCAGCTTACAACGCCGGTCCAGAGCGGTACGAAGCGTATCTGGCTACGGGGCGACCACTACCTCGGGAAACGCAGGTTTACGTCGCCAGGCTCAAAGGATTGGTTGGCATCAAACGGGACGAGGTTGCGAGTTTGGCCATCCGACGCACTCTTCCCTGGCGGCAGGCAGCACTATTCTTTGATCGCTCCGACGGCGCGTCGGTCAATGCCAGATCGAAATCGGCTCTGCATTCAATGAACAGCCCGAAAGATCTCTCCAACCTGGGAATGCTTGCCTTCGTACCTGACGCGACCAAGCTCTTTGTGCAGCGATCAACCGAAGCGGAGTCCCGATGATCGCAATCGCATTTCGTCGCGTGTTGTCGAAGTTTGTCGCGCGTTGGAGAGTGCTGGGGAGGGAGCAGGGAATAGCCGACCGCGGATGGCAGGATAAAAGCCGCAAGGTGCGGCCGGTCGGTCGGGTGAGAATTGCCAGTAAATTCAGATACGCTCCAAACATTGCGAACATCTGCCACAACTTGTCATTTTCGCCACAACACTGTCTTGGCTCGGCTTTCTGCACATTGCGGAGACCAAGATGACGCGTAACGATGATTTCCGCATTCGCCCTGGCCAAATACGTTCGACACCCTGGCCGCGGGCAAAGCCCTTCTTGGCGCAAGCGCTCCAAGCCGCGCAGAAGGCCGGCGGTCTTTCACGTCGTGCCGGCGGTCGTGGCGGTGGGCGCTTTGGGCGTGGGCGCGCTGCGACCCTTAGCGCCAACCGGCTCCTGCAAGAACGAGGCCGCGGTGCCATGGTCAAGGCGCGTGTCGTGCGGCGGATGCGCTCGCCAGGCAGCCTGCGGGCCCATATCAGTTACCTGCGGCGTGACGGTGTTACCCGTGATGGATCGCGTGGCGAACTATTCGATGCTGCCGGAGATGGCGCAGATGACCGAGGCTTTGCTGAGCGCTGCGAGAACGATCGGCATCATTTCCGCTTCATCGTCTCGCCGGATGACGCCGGCGAATTGGGAAGTTTACGGAGCTTTACGCGCGAGTTGATGGATCAGGCCTCACGCGATCTCGGTACGCGGCTCGACTGGGTCGCCATCGACCATTGGAACACTGAGCATCCGCATATCCACATCCTTGTGCGCGGCCGCGCCGATGATGGCTCCGACCTTGTGTTCAGCCGCGATTATATCAGCAAAGGCCTGCGGGCCCGCGCAAGTGATCTCGTCACGCGCGAGCTTGGTCCCCGATCGGAGCTTGAGGTTCGGCGCGGCCTTGAGGCAGAGGTTGCGGCCGAGCGCTGGACGCGGCTCGACCGCACGCTTGCTCGGGAAGCGGGACGGACGGACGGGGTGATCGATCTGCGGCCAGAGCGCGGCGGCGGGTCCGACGCATTGCGCGAGATCCGGATTGGCCGGATGCGGACGCTCGAGCGGCTGGGGCTCGCTGAGCCCGCCGGTCCCGCGCGTTGGGTTCTCGCCCCTGATACGGAGCTGCGCTTGCGTGCGCTTGGGGAACGCGGCGATATCATCAAGCGGCTGCACAAGACACTCGCGAAGGATGGCGCATCTCGTTCACCATCCTCCTGGGCGCTCGAAGGCGAACGTCATGGCGAACCCATCATCGGCCGCCTTATCGCCCGTGGGCTCGATGATGAGCTCAAGGGATCGGCATTCGCCGTTGTCGACGGGATCGACGGGCGTGTGCATCATCTCAGGCTCCCCGACATCGATGCGGCCGGTGATGGCCCGGTTGGCGGCATTGTCGAGCTGCGTCGCTTCGAGGATACGAGGGGCCGGCAGCGGATCGCGCTTGCCGTTCGCTCAGATCTTAATCTCGACCAGCAGGTGGCTTCGGAAGGGGCGACCTGGCTCGACCGGCGCCTGGTCGCTCGTGAGCCCGTCGCTCTTGCACGCGGCGGATTCGGCGCCGAGGTCCGGACCGCGCTCGATCGCCGGATCGATAAACTGGTAGAGCAGGGGCTTGCCCGCCGGGATGGCGACAAAGTCACATTAGGCCGCAACCTGATTGGCACTCTGCGCAAGCGTGAGCTCGATACCGTGGGCCGGCGCTTGGCCTCCGAAACAGGGCTGGCGCAGGTCCCCGCCGAGGCGGGAGAGACGATCGCAGGCGTTTACCGCCAAAGGGTCTCGCTCGCCTCCGGTCGCTTTGCCATGATCGACAACGGGCTAGGCTTCCAGCTCGTGCCCTGGACACCGTCGCTCGAGCGTGAATTGGGCAAACAGGTCAGCGGCATCGCAGGTCCCGGCGGGGTCGACTGGAGTTTTGGGCGCAAGCGCGACCTTTCGCTCTAACCCGCCGATCTCTTCGCCATGCTGCGCGACACCGCGACCTCGAAAGGATCGCCGTTGAATGGCGCCCTCGCGGTGCGCATCAATTCTGGCCATGCCCGCGACGAAGATTCTTTGGGGTCAACTGCTCTTTGTCTCGATGGTCGTGCTCGCCTTCCTCTGGGCGGCCACCGAATGGACGGCCTGGCGTCTGGCTTTCCAGCCGCAGCTCGGGCCCGCCTGGTTCAGGATCGCGGGCTGGCCTGTCTACCAACCGGCTGCCTTCTTCCTTTGGTGGTTCGCGTTCGACGCCTATGCCCCTGCCATCTTCGTCGAGGGAGCGTGCATCGCCGCAAGCGGCGGGATCGCATCCGTGGGCGTTGCCATCTTCCTTTCGGTGTGGCGGGCAAAGGAAGCTCAGCATGTGACAACATATGGGTCGTCCCGTTGGGCGGATGCGCGGGAGGTTCGCCGTGCGGGACTTCTGGGGCTAGATGGTGTGGTGCTCGGTCGCTTTGAGGGCCGTTACCTCCGGCACGATGGACCCGAGCATGTCCTGTGCTTTGCCCCGACCCGTTCCGGCAAAGGTGTCGGCCTCGTCATTCCGACACTGCTGACCTGGCCGAACTCCACGATCGTTCACGACATCAAGGG
This region of Bradyrhizobium sp. CCGUVB1N3 genomic DNA includes:
- a CDS encoding S26 family signal peptidase, whose product is MGRLSIMLAICGSAALALFSDREAPPSYIWNASESVPIGFYRLQPARQLTVNELVAVRPSEPLASFLDLNGYLPTGVPMLKRVLALPGQTVCRTGLVISVDNIQMGLARERDARGRPLPVWLGCHLIASDEVFLMNWQSADSFDSRYFGPIPASAVIGQVLPVWTKGD
- a CDS encoding lytic transglycosylase domain-containing protein, which codes for MLVLELYSNAWAETAIPAPGSHSLSSLDVDPYTAFVAEASRRFAIPEHWICAVVRVESSGNVGAVSSRGALGLMQIMPQTWVALSIRYNLGVDPFDPRDNIFAGTAYLREMLDRFGSEGFLAAYNAGPERYEAYLATGRPLPRETQVYVARLKGLVGIKRDEVASLAIRRTLPWRQAALFFDRSDGASVNARSKSALHSMNSPKDLSNLGMLAFVPDATKLFVQRSTEAESR
- a CDS encoding DUF3363 domain-containing protein; the encoded protein is MTRNDDFRIRPGQIRSTPWPRAKPFLAQALQAAQKAGGLSRRAGGRGGGRFGRGRAATLSANRLLQERGRGAMVKARVVRRMRSPGSLRAHISYLRRDGVTRDGSRGELFDAAGDGADDRGFAERCENDRHHFRFIVSPDDAGELGSLRSFTRELMDQASRDLGTRLDWVAIDHWNTEHPHIHILVRGRADDGSDLVFSRDYISKGLRARASDLVTRELGPRSELEVRRGLEAEVAAERWTRLDRTLAREAGRTDGVIDLRPERGGGSDALREIRIGRMRTLERLGLAEPAGPARWVLAPDTELRLRALGERGDIIKRLHKTLAKDGASRSPSSWALEGERHGEPIIGRLIARGLDDELKGSAFAVVDGIDGRVHHLRLPDIDAAGDGPVGGIVELRRFEDTRGRQRIALAVRSDLNLDQQVASEGATWLDRRLVAREPVALARGGFGAEVRTALDRRIDKLVEQGLARRDGDKVTLGRNLIGTLRKRELDTVGRRLASETGLAQVPAEAGETIAGVYRQRVSLASGRFAMIDNGLGFQLVPWTPSLERELGKQVSGIAGPGGVDWSFGRKRDLSL